From Portunus trituberculatus isolate SZX2019 chromosome 50, ASM1759143v1, whole genome shotgun sequence, the proteins below share one genomic window:
- the LOC123500114 gene encoding troponin C, isotype gamma-like: MDNLDKDQIAALRKAFESFDMDGKGYITPETVGTILRMMGVKISEKNLQEVIAETDEDGSGELEFEEFCSLAAKFLIEEDEEALKAELREAFRIYDKGGDGYITTGTLKEILRELDNRLTEADLDGIIEEVDEDGSGTLDFDEFMEMMSG; the protein is encoded by the exons ATG GACAACCTCGATAAGGACCAGATTGCAG CCCTGAGGAAGGCCTTTGAGTCCTTCGACATGGACGGCAAGGGTTACATCACCCCGGAGACCGTGGGCACCATCCTGCGTATGATGGGCGTCAAAATCTCTGAGAAGAACCTGCAGGAGGTTATTGCAGAGACTGACGAAGACG gtTCCGGTGAGCTCGAGTTTGAAGAGTTCTGTTCTCTCGCTGCTAAGTTCCTGattgaagaggacgaggaggcccTGAAGGCTGAGCTGCGTGAGGCCTTCCGTATCTACGATAAGGGAG GTGACGGTTACATCACCACTGGCACCCTGAAGGAAATTCTGAGGGAACTGGACAACAGACTGACTGAGGCTGACCTGGACGGCATCATTGAGGAGGTGGACGAGGACGGCTCCGGCACCCTCGACTTTGATG AGTTCATGGAGATGATGAGCGGTTGA
- the LOC123500116 gene encoding uncharacterized protein LOC123500116, giving the protein MAAHHTRSQNLHSQAKEVIFNVREYFQNEKDIGGILESITQVNRRTASAARVSERTVENINREGRKNAENHAPKFTSPKKRQRSKPIAEDFFDNFNEGVLHRTVLQFYERKEIPTLEKILEEVKESIGYPGSRETLRRVLKRIGFRFAKHNGRKFLLERNDVQYARDRFLRK; this is encoded by the coding sequence ATGGCAGCTCATCATACGCGCTCCCAGAATCTGCACAGCCAAGCAAAAGAAGTTATCTTCAACGTCCGCGAATATTTTCAAAATGAGAAGGATATTGGAGGCATTCTTGAATCCATCACACAAGTCAATCGCCGCACAGCTTCAGCAGCTCGCGTCAGCGAAAGAACAGTGGAGAATattaacagagaaggaaggaaaaatgcagaGAATCACGCACCGAAGTTTACATCACCCAAGAAACGTCAACGATCAAAGCCCATCGCAGAAGACTTCTTTGACAACTTCAATGAAGGTGTACTTCACAGAACAGTACTACAGTtctatgagaggaaggaaatcccCACACTGGAGAAAATtctggaagaagtgaaggagagcatAGGATATCCTGGCAGCCGTGAAACACTGAGAAGAGTATTAAAAAGGATTGGATTTCGCTTTGCGAAACATAATGGCCGGAAATTCCTTTTGGAAAGGAATGATGTGCAATATGCACGAGACAGGTTCCTACGGAAATGA
- the LOC123499938 gene encoding uncharacterized protein LOC123499938, which translates to MNAETFEKWFTNQLLPNIPPASIIVMDNAPYHSRKIHKPPTAADNKATIRKWLEEKGIAVPEVILKTNLLHLVSQHVSCADTNYDVDKMASDNGHKVVRLPPYHCQYNPIELIWGQVKDYVAKRNTFKLASLKPLIEESITRITKENWRDAIKHAEKLQTEDTARDVVVDGYIDTLIITFTPSDDEDSS; encoded by the coding sequence ATGAATGCAGAGACATTTGAAAAATGGTTCACAAACCAACTGCTACCCAATATTCCTCCGGCGTCAATAATTGTGATGGATAATGCACCCTATCACTCAAGAAAAATTCACAAGCCACCAACAGCTGCTGACAACAAAGCTACAATAAGAAAGTGGCTGGAAGAGAAAGGCATAGCGGTGCCAGAAGTTATCCTCAAAACTAACCTTCTGCACCTTGTCAGCCAACACGTCTCGTGTGCCGACACAAATTATGATGTCGACAAAATGGCTTCAGATAATGGCCATAAAGTTGTGCGACTCCCCCCTTACCACTGCCAATATAACCCCATTGAGCTGATTTGGGGTCAAGTTAAGGACTATGTGGCAAAAAGAAACACCTTCAAGCTTGCCTCTCTCAAGCCACTTATTGAGGAGTCCATCACAAGGATCACAAAGGAGAACTGGAGAGATGCTATAAAACATGCTGAAAAATTACAGACAGAAGATACAGCGAGAGATGTCGTGGTTGACGGCTACATTGACACTCTCATCATTACATTCACACCTTCTGATGACGAGGATTCATCATAA